A stretch of the Vibrio aquimaris genome encodes the following:
- a CDS encoding reverse transcriptase/maturase family protein, whose product MEVNGVAVNDDPRLEQHATELGEMAVRAGGDLMIKRTRTAKNDDLMALITSDATLECAYSWLCKARKESHHNNSVWDVRFYWAQLKPVIQQQLLDGDYHFSPCRACKVDGQSMAVWHAQDALVLKAVAIVLTEWLAPSLSPHCKHVAGNGGTKGCIADISRHVKSYGFVCRSDVNSYYATINHRILLKQLKARIGDVRVLNLIRNMLGVLHNVNGDLKSSTIGVNKGNPLSPLLGAIYLQEMDNALAKFCKPRGLRYYRYMDDWIILCKTRYQLRVAVKLMNACLHAVKQTKHPFKTYIGRIKNEGFDFLGYRITPKPKGNLTLAWKTWANHFSKLRQLYEQGTPIKGIAQYVKRWLSWASGGVILNMPASLQQGFNSALGREVKAFWKYQFATV is encoded by the coding sequence ATGGAAGTCAATGGTGTAGCAGTAAACGACGACCCAAGGTTAGAGCAACATGCCACTGAGCTTGGTGAAATGGCGGTCAGGGCAGGGGGAGATTTAATGATTAAGCGTACGCGAACGGCCAAAAACGATGACCTAATGGCTCTTATCACAAGCGACGCAACGCTGGAGTGCGCCTATAGCTGGTTGTGCAAAGCGCGCAAAGAAAGCCACCATAACAACAGTGTTTGGGATGTTCGATTTTATTGGGCGCAGCTAAAACCCGTCATTCAACAACAGCTATTAGACGGAGACTATCATTTTTCACCGTGCAGAGCCTGTAAGGTAGATGGACAAAGCATGGCAGTTTGGCACGCTCAAGATGCGTTGGTGCTAAAAGCGGTGGCCATTGTGCTAACTGAATGGCTAGCGCCAAGTTTGTCTCCACACTGTAAACATGTGGCAGGAAATGGAGGCACTAAAGGATGCATTGCCGATATTTCTCGCCATGTAAAAAGTTATGGTTTCGTCTGCCGTTCGGATGTGAATTCGTATTATGCCACCATCAATCACCGTATTTTACTTAAGCAACTTAAAGCACGAATTGGTGATGTCAGAGTACTTAATTTAATACGTAATATGCTTGGTGTGCTACATAACGTCAATGGCGATCTGAAGAGTTCGACCATTGGGGTGAATAAGGGAAACCCGCTATCCCCTCTTCTTGGTGCGATTTACTTGCAAGAAATGGATAACGCACTGGCGAAATTCTGTAAACCTCGTGGTCTGCGTTACTACCGCTACATGGATGACTGGATAATATTATGCAAAACACGATATCAGTTACGAGTAGCTGTAAAACTGATGAATGCCTGCTTACATGCGGTTAAGCAAACTAAGCATCCATTTAAAACCTACATAGGGAGAATCAAAAATGAAGGGTTTGATTTTTTGGGATACAGGATAACCCCTAAGCCAAAGGGGAATTTAACACTCGCTTGGAAGACTTGGGCAAACCACTTTAGCAAACTTCGGCAGCTTTATGAGCAAGGTACCCCCATTAAGGGTATCGCACAGTATGTTAAACGTTGGCTCAGTTGGGCAAGCGGGGGCGTAATTTTGAACATGCCAGCCAGTCTACAGCAAGGCTTTAACAGTGCGCTTGGGCGTGAAGTTAAAGCGTTTTGGAAATATCAGTTCGCCACTGTTTGA
- a CDS encoding inositol polyphosphate kinase family protein, which yields MEKKRKKFLGGVKKIGTLGLLKGKKTMDSFVNGEPYQVNSKPIIDLDNIYKYIEGTDTVYIASSLLLAENTQRGDESKIRLMDFAHPVKKNNPMFGEIRKGMLQGILNLRNKLLGKPMSSIILIDDGDIPKMKTRAYGKTEGLELTKKQANLIKN from the coding sequence ATGGAAAAAAAGAGAAAAAAATTCCTAGGGGGAGTGAAAAAGATCGGGACGTTGGGTCTCCTGAAAGGTAAAAAGACAATGGATTCGTTCGTTAATGGCGAGCCCTATCAGGTAAATAGTAAACCGATCATCGACCTTGATAACATATATAAATATATTGAAGGGACTGACACCGTTTACATTGCTTCGAGTTTGCTACTCGCAGAAAATACGCAAAGGGGGGATGAATCTAAAATTCGGTTAATGGATTTTGCACACCCCGTGAAAAAAAACAACCCAATGTTTGGGGAAATACGAAAAGGGATGCTTCAGGGAATACTAAACCTTAGGAATAAACTTTTGGGCAAACCAATGTCATCGATAATCTTAATTGATGATGGCGACATACCCAAAATGAAAACGCGGGCCTATGGAAAAACGGAAGGCCTAGAATTAACAAAAAAACAAGCAAATTTAATAAAAAATTAA
- a CDS encoding VOC family protein, which produces MFSHVMVGANDINQSKTFYDAVMAVLGYSEGVMDDKGRCLYVTKDGVLGITNPINGEQATHGNGITIGLKVSSPELVEAWHAAGLENGGTACEAPPGIRESRGRTLYLAYLRDPAGNKLCATHIVSSR; this is translated from the coding sequence ATGTTCAGTCATGTTATGGTCGGCGCAAATGATATTAATCAATCCAAGACTTTTTACGATGCCGTGATGGCCGTTCTTGGATATTCAGAAGGTGTGATGGATGACAAAGGCCGCTGCCTTTACGTAACAAAAGATGGTGTGTTGGGTATTACTAACCCAATTAATGGCGAGCAAGCCACTCATGGCAATGGAATTACAATCGGGCTTAAAGTCAGCAGCCCTGAATTGGTGGAGGCATGGCATGCCGCTGGCCTAGAAAATGGCGGTACAGCGTGTGAAGCCCCTCCTGGTATACGTGAAAGCCGAGGGAGGACATTGTATTTGGCTTACTTGCGAGATCCTGCTGGCAATAAGCTTTGTGCCACTCATATTGTTTCTTCGAGATAA
- a CDS encoding tRNA-binding protein — translation MEHAPIKPLISFDDFAKVDIRVGLIREVSEVAKSDKLMRLTVDFGDHTRSILAGIKQERDNPKDIEGKQALFVVNLPERKMAGEVSQGMLFDIGYEDKLLPCLACPEMPMPNGARAG, via the coding sequence ATGGAACATGCTCCAATAAAACCGCTGATTAGTTTTGATGATTTTGCGAAAGTAGATATTAGGGTTGGCCTTATTCGTGAGGTCAGTGAGGTGGCTAAGTCTGATAAATTGATGAGGCTTACTGTGGACTTTGGCGATCATACCCGCTCCATTCTCGCGGGTATTAAACAAGAACGTGATAACCCAAAGGACATTGAAGGTAAGCAAGCTTTGTTTGTGGTGAATTTGCCGGAGAGGAAAATGGCTGGTGAAGTCTCGCAAGGTATGTTGTTCGACATTGGTTATGAAGACAAACTCTTGCCGTGTTTAGCTTGTCCAGAAATGCCTATGCCCAATGGCGCCAGAGCTGGATAA
- a CDS encoding putative quinol monooxygenase has protein sequence MSKVVLKGFILVPESELGLVKSELTNHKRLTLEEGGCITLQVTENPKNPLRFDVYEEFIDRAAFDYHQERVKASRWGMITTNVQRYYQVFE, from the coding sequence ATGTCAAAAGTTGTTTTAAAGGGCTTTATTTTGGTCCCTGAATCAGAATTAGGTTTGGTTAAGAGTGAGCTCACCAACCACAAACGTCTAACGTTAGAAGAGGGAGGGTGCATCACTCTTCAAGTGACTGAAAATCCAAAAAATCCTCTGCGTTTTGATGTTTATGAGGAGTTTATTGATAGGGCCGCTTTTGACTATCACCAAGAACGAGTCAAAGCTTCCCGCTGGGGAATGATAACCACTAATGTTCAGCGCTACTATCAAGTATTTGAATGA
- a CDS encoding HAAAP family serine/threonine permease, with protein sequence MTDRGNAQVSDTQNTLTAKASPWTSYDTQWVLSLFGTAVGAGILFLPINLGIGGIVPLIIMAILAYPMTYLAHRGFTRFILSSRRTDADFTDVVVEHFGPAAGQGISLLYFLSIFPVLLIYGVGLTNTVDSFMVNQADMASMPRAWLSGVLVAGLIAIMLAGEKAMLRTFSIMVYPLVAILLFLSVYLIPSWHVPELVMPAISDLSSTLWLATPVVIFSFSHVAALSSFANAQRRHYGDEEATPKSEVIVRRTNLMLIVFVMLFVGSCVLTLSPEQLVEAKAQNVSVLSYLANATDNPFIATLGPIVAFIAITSSFIGHFLGARESLIGMLTKSTPLSYRQAHAICILALFLSIWAVSIINPSILGMMEALSGPIIAMILFIMPMIAVYKVKSLHMYKGKLSTFFVLATGAVAVSALVFKLVQ encoded by the coding sequence ATGACAGACAGAGGTAACGCACAAGTGAGTGATACTCAAAATACGTTAACAGCGAAAGCAAGCCCGTGGACATCCTACGATACTCAATGGGTACTAAGCCTATTTGGCACCGCCGTCGGTGCAGGCATCCTATTTTTGCCCATCAACTTAGGCATAGGTGGCATAGTCCCACTCATTATAATGGCCATACTTGCTTATCCGATGACTTACTTGGCCCACAGAGGGTTTACTCGCTTTATTCTTTCTTCTCGCCGAACCGATGCCGACTTTACTGATGTCGTTGTTGAACATTTTGGTCCAGCTGCAGGACAAGGTATTTCTCTTCTTTACTTCCTCTCAATTTTCCCTGTTCTGCTGATTTATGGTGTTGGTCTTACCAATACAGTCGATAGCTTTATGGTTAACCAAGCAGATATGGCCTCGATGCCGAGAGCTTGGCTATCTGGTGTTCTGGTTGCTGGATTGATCGCCATCATGCTCGCAGGTGAAAAAGCCATGCTGCGGACATTCTCAATCATGGTTTATCCACTGGTCGCTATTTTGCTGTTTTTATCTGTCTACCTGATCCCTAGCTGGCATGTGCCAGAACTGGTTATGCCGGCAATATCCGATTTAAGCAGCACTCTATGGCTAGCCACTCCCGTCGTGATCTTCTCATTTAGCCATGTTGCCGCTCTGTCTTCGTTTGCTAATGCTCAGCGCAGACATTATGGCGATGAAGAAGCCACACCCAAATCAGAAGTGATCGTTCGCCGCACTAACCTAATGCTGATTGTGTTTGTGATGCTATTTGTAGGCTCTTGTGTACTGACTCTTTCCCCAGAGCAATTAGTGGAAGCTAAGGCTCAAAACGTATCCGTACTTTCTTACCTAGCCAATGCCACAGATAACCCATTTATCGCAACACTTGGCCCAATCGTTGCCTTTATTGCTATCACATCCTCTTTCATCGGCCACTTCTTGGGAGCACGTGAAAGCCTGATTGGTATGCTGACCAAAAGCACGCCGCTTTCTTATCGTCAGGCGCATGCGATTTGTATCCTTGCACTCTTCTTAAGTATCTGGGCGGTATCGATTATCAACCCGAGCATCTTGGGTATGATGGAAGCGCTATCGGGTCCAATTATTGCGATGATTTTATTTATCATGCCAATGATCGCTGTCTACAAAGTAAAAAGTTTGCACATGTATAAAGGCAAGCTCTCGACTTTCTTTGTACTTGCAACCGGAGCCGTCGCGGTAAGTGCATTAGTGTTTAAGCTAGTGCAATAG
- the gnd gene encoding decarboxylating NADP(+)-dependent phosphogluconate dehydrogenase — protein MKGDIGVIGLAVMGQNLILNMNDHGFKVVAHNRTAAKVDEFLQGPAKGTNIVGAYSLEELVEKLEAPRKVMLMVRAGDVVDKFIEALVPLLDKGDIIIDGGNTNYPDTNRRVAALREKGIHFIGTGVSGGEEGARFGPSIMPGGTPEAWEAVKPIFQGISAKTDAGEPCCDWVGNDGAGHFVKMVHNGIEYGDMQLITEAYQFMKDGLGMSADEMQAVFADWNKTELDSYLVEITADILGYKDEDGEALVEKILDTAGQKGTGKWTGINALDLGIPLTLISESVFSRCLSALKDQRVKAEKLFGKTIEPVQGDKQEWVDALRQALLASKIISYAQGFMLMREASNENGWDLNYGNVALMWRGGCIIRSAFLSNIRDAFEKNPELAFLGSDDYFKGILQNSLAAWRKVAAKSLEAGIPMPCTTSALTFLDGYTTARLPANLLQAQRDYFGAHTYERIDRQRGEFFHTNWTGTGGDTASTTYDV, from the coding sequence ATGAAAGGTGATATCGGTGTTATTGGTCTGGCGGTAATGGGCCAAAACCTTATCCTAAATATGAATGACCATGGCTTTAAAGTGGTGGCGCATAACCGTACTGCTGCAAAAGTAGATGAGTTCCTACAGGGTCCAGCAAAAGGCACCAACATTGTCGGCGCGTACTCCCTTGAGGAGTTGGTCGAAAAATTAGAAGCACCACGTAAAGTTATGCTTATGGTACGAGCCGGTGACGTCGTAGATAAGTTTATTGAAGCACTGGTTCCACTGCTAGATAAAGGTGACATCATCATCGATGGTGGTAACACCAACTACCCAGATACCAACCGTCGTGTTGCAGCACTTCGTGAGAAAGGTATTCATTTTATCGGAACGGGTGTATCAGGCGGTGAAGAAGGCGCTCGTTTTGGACCATCTATCATGCCAGGCGGCACACCAGAAGCTTGGGAAGCAGTAAAACCTATCTTCCAAGGCATCTCTGCAAAAACAGATGCAGGCGAGCCATGCTGTGATTGGGTCGGTAACGATGGTGCTGGTCACTTCGTTAAAATGGTTCACAACGGCATTGAATACGGCGACATGCAGCTGATCACCGAAGCTTATCAGTTTATGAAAGATGGTTTAGGTATGTCTGCTGATGAAATGCAAGCAGTATTTGCTGACTGGAACAAGACTGAGCTAGACAGCTACTTAGTTGAAATTACCGCAGATATTCTCGGCTACAAAGATGAAGATGGTGAAGCTCTGGTTGAGAAAATCCTCGACACTGCAGGTCAAAAAGGCACGGGCAAATGGACGGGGATCAACGCGCTTGATCTTGGTATTCCACTCACTCTTATCTCTGAGTCAGTATTCTCTCGCTGCCTATCGGCACTGAAAGACCAACGCGTAAAAGCAGAGAAGCTGTTTGGTAAAACTATTGAACCGGTTCAAGGTGATAAGCAAGAATGGGTTGATGCCCTTCGCCAAGCACTGCTTGCTTCTAAGATCATCTCTTACGCACAAGGCTTCATGTTAATGCGCGAAGCATCCAATGAAAACGGCTGGGATTTGAACTACGGTAACGTAGCCCTAATGTGGCGTGGTGGCTGTATCATTCGTTCTGCATTCCTAAGTAATATTCGCGATGCATTCGAGAAGAACCCAGAGCTTGCATTCCTGGGCTCTGACGATTACTTCAAAGGCATTCTACAAAACAGCCTCGCCGCTTGGCGTAAAGTTGCTGCCAAGTCTCTTGAAGCTGGTATCCCTATGCCATGTACAACGTCTGCCCTGACTTTCCTAGATGGTTATACCACTGCTCGTCTGCCAGCCAATTTACTTCAGGCGCAGCGTGATTACTTTGGCGCTCATACTTATGAACGCATTGATCGCCAGCGCGGTGAGTTCTTCCATACTAACTGGACGGGAACTGGCGGTGATACAGCGTCAACCACTTACGACGTCTAA
- the pgl gene encoding 6-phosphogluconolactonase, which yields MINHKIFQTAQQVVESLADDLKALSELNRPVHISLSGGSTPKMLFKLLATEAYSTSIEWKNLHFWWGDERCVAPEDKESNFGEANALLFSQVDIPAGNIHRIRGEEKPELEVERFAKEMVEVIPTENGTPVFDWILLGVGADGHTASLFPGQTNYQEEKLSVLASHPESGQIRVSKTAKVLQAAKRISYLVLGAGKVEIVHEIHTTPANELPYPAAKIQSQTGKTEWYLDSDAAEKIA from the coding sequence ATGATCAACCATAAGATCTTCCAAACCGCGCAACAAGTAGTGGAAAGCTTAGCTGACGACCTAAAGGCGCTTAGCGAACTCAATCGACCTGTGCACATTTCGCTATCAGGCGGTAGCACACCCAAAATGTTATTTAAGCTCTTGGCAACCGAAGCCTATTCAACATCGATTGAATGGAAAAACCTTCATTTCTGGTGGGGCGATGAACGTTGTGTGGCACCTGAAGACAAAGAGAGTAATTTTGGTGAAGCGAATGCCCTGCTCTTTAGCCAAGTAGATATCCCGGCTGGCAATATTCATCGCATTCGTGGTGAGGAAAAGCCAGAGCTCGAAGTCGAGCGATTTGCCAAGGAAATGGTTGAAGTCATACCAACCGAGAACGGCACGCCTGTTTTTGACTGGATCCTCCTTGGTGTCGGCGCTGATGGTCACACTGCTTCCCTATTTCCAGGCCAGACTAACTACCAAGAGGAAAAGCTATCTGTTTTAGCTTCCCATCCAGAGTCAGGCCAGATCCGCGTCTCTAAAACCGCTAAAGTTTTACAAGCGGCCAAGCGTATCAGCTACCTTGTACTTGGTGCTGGAAAAGTAGAGATCGTTCATGAGATTCATACCACTCCCGCAAACGAACTGCCCTATCCCGCAGCCAAAATCCAGTCGCAAACTGGAAAGACGGAGTGGTACCTAGATTCAGACGCAGCAGAAAAGATCGCGTAA
- the zwf gene encoding glucose-6-phosphate dehydrogenase: MVIPENSSIVIFGASGDLTYRKLIPALYHLYASKQLPTNFAILGVSRTEYSDESYREKLKHSLQEMEKTEPATLDAFINHLHYQAINTSDTADYSKLVTRLDQLSQQYDFEQRNTLFYLATPPSLYNVIPASLAAHGLNKEEDGWKRLIIEKPFGYDLESAQKLDKEIHGHFEEHQIYRIDHYLGKETVQNLLVFRFSNAMFEPLWNRNFIDYVEITGAEFLGVEERGGYYDGSGAVRDMFQNHLLQVLAMVGMEPPAQINADSMRDEVIKVLQCLKPLDKQALRNDLVLGQYTASDVRGQHLVGYREENGVADDSRTETYIGLKAYINNWRWNGVPFYVRTGKRLPTRVTEVVIHFKQTPHPVFGQNAPENKLVIRIQPDEGIQISFGLKEPGAGFKAKEVAMNFHYADLPETQMLTAYERLLLDALNGDATLFARSDAVEACWQYVQPILDFKQDPQALFGYACGTWGPKESDELLKRDNRAWRFPCKNLTDTDYCEL, from the coding sequence ATGGTAATACCAGAAAACAGCAGCATCGTTATTTTTGGTGCTTCGGGAGACTTGACGTATCGTAAGTTGATCCCTGCTTTGTATCACCTTTATGCGAGTAAGCAGCTTCCAACAAACTTCGCCATACTTGGTGTCAGCCGCACTGAATACAGCGATGAGTCTTACCGCGAAAAACTGAAGCACTCTCTTCAGGAAATGGAAAAAACTGAACCTGCAACGCTCGATGCGTTTATAAACCATCTGCATTACCAAGCTATCAATACCTCAGATACCGCGGACTACAGTAAACTGGTAACCCGCCTCGACCAACTCTCTCAACAGTATGATTTCGAACAGCGCAATACGCTTTTTTATCTTGCGACGCCTCCAAGCTTATACAATGTCATTCCAGCAAGCCTTGCAGCGCATGGGCTAAACAAAGAAGAAGACGGCTGGAAGCGGTTAATCATCGAAAAGCCCTTTGGCTATGACCTTGAATCAGCGCAAAAACTCGATAAAGAGATCCATGGTCACTTTGAAGAGCATCAAATCTATCGTATCGACCACTATTTGGGCAAAGAAACGGTTCAAAACCTACTGGTCTTTCGTTTTTCAAACGCCATGTTCGAGCCTCTATGGAACCGCAACTTCATTGACTATGTCGAAATCACTGGGGCTGAATTTTTAGGTGTTGAAGAACGTGGCGGATATTACGACGGCTCAGGCGCAGTTCGTGATATGTTCCAAAATCACCTACTCCAAGTTCTTGCTATGGTAGGAATGGAGCCTCCTGCACAAATCAATGCCGATTCAATGCGAGACGAAGTCATCAAAGTGCTTCAGTGTCTTAAACCACTTGATAAACAAGCGCTAAGAAATGATTTAGTCCTTGGTCAATACACAGCATCAGATGTACGTGGTCAACATCTAGTCGGGTACCGCGAAGAAAATGGCGTGGCCGATGACTCTCGAACTGAGACTTATATTGGTCTCAAAGCCTACATCAATAACTGGCGTTGGAATGGCGTTCCTTTTTACGTTCGTACTGGAAAACGACTACCGACCCGAGTCACAGAAGTGGTTATCCACTTCAAACAAACGCCTCATCCTGTTTTTGGTCAAAATGCACCAGAGAATAAGTTAGTTATTCGTATCCAGCCAGATGAAGGCATTCAGATAAGCTTTGGTCTTAAAGAGCCAGGCGCAGGATTCAAAGCCAAAGAAGTGGCGATGAACTTCCATTACGCGGATTTGCCAGAAACACAAATGCTCACCGCCTATGAACGCCTTCTCCTTGATGCGCTTAATGGCGATGCGACCCTATTTGCTCGCAGCGATGCCGTCGAAGCATGTTGGCAATATGTCCAGCCGATTCTAGACTTCAAACAAGATCCACAGGCCCTATTTGGCTATGCATGTGGCACATGGGGTCCGAAAGAGTCAGATGAGCTGCTAAAACGTGACAACAGAGCTTGGCGCTTCCCATGTAAGAATTTAACAGATACGGATTATTGTGAACTATGA
- a CDS encoding HD domain-containing phosphohydrolase, whose translation MKKRHYSLSIHITSLFLVLTTLVGIVLIGISYHHSQELLAVSAKELSNENSRKLESTFKVRAGPILTTLDFMALSAVIKERTPPVKAKRFLASANLIFERNQGLVALFYGNEHGEFFMLRPLHDESSRERFEAPPNARLMINFTKAEGLNEFHYLDHDYNRVGYKKTNDNKFDPRVRPWYINADADGEIRLTEPYFFYFLKTNGVTLSRRSADGQEVVAADFTLSSLSNQIAELSLSKTTQVALFDTQFRLLAQHQSNINLDQEIESVQQAVKNSLFEPILNRHSTETLYEVIERDGNTWSVTLTPVWLNEHVRLLLAEAIPQDELLGDLLSMRNRQISVAVTMLVVSFLTVWFVATKLSTPLHNLVQLTDNIARFDFKKTRYPKSLIREVSNLTKSIELMEHTLHDLLRLLRETASNKDFSILAKTITHQSYLVTRAETIVLFSVNEKERSFEIMANHAIIPFKIDVNEFLKDTAWLEKDLRQGEIVHLNRSDNALKKYIDDFYNSDVYFFPLLNRESQLVGVLLLGYERAITKEQSDKHAFLKELLSFAEIAKENIHQMEQQKDMMNAFIQLIASAIDTKSPYTGSHCQRVPELTQMLTKVAHNDQGYFPQFSMTDEQWEELKLAAWLHDCGKVTTPEYVIDKATKLETIYDRIHEVRMRFELLKVQAEADYWQGMYHGGDATALKQTLEDTQSMLDSEFEFVAECNIGSEQMDESAIERLNKISQRQWKRTLDDQAGVSWIEKQRAGERQTLPVMEPILSDKKAHEIPWTKGESPQDVWTEQFVLEPGKLKYHRGEIYNLSIRYGTLNDEERFMINDHIIQTLTMLGCLPYPEHLKNIPEIAGGHHERIDGKGYPRGLNEDELSIPARVMAIADVFEALTSSDRPYKKAKNLAESLNIMTHMATSGHIDPKLYLLFLEHEIDQDYAKMFLDAEQIVPIDRDSYIQTVKTHLKTQF comes from the coding sequence ATGAAGAAACGACATTATTCTCTGAGTATTCACATCACGAGCTTATTTCTGGTGCTAACGACTTTGGTTGGCATTGTTCTTATTGGTATTAGTTATCATCACTCACAAGAACTGTTAGCTGTGAGTGCGAAAGAATTAAGTAATGAAAATAGCCGCAAGCTCGAATCGACCTTCAAAGTACGTGCCGGTCCCATTTTAACGACCCTCGATTTTATGGCGTTAAGCGCCGTCATTAAAGAGCGTACACCGCCAGTTAAGGCAAAACGTTTCTTAGCTTCAGCCAATTTAATATTTGAAAGAAATCAGGGCCTTGTTGCTTTATTCTATGGTAACGAACACGGCGAATTTTTTATGCTTCGCCCACTGCATGACGAATCGTCACGAGAACGGTTTGAAGCGCCCCCCAACGCAAGGCTCATGATCAACTTCACCAAGGCAGAAGGGTTAAATGAATTTCACTATTTAGATCATGATTACAATCGTGTTGGATACAAAAAAACCAATGACAACAAGTTCGATCCTCGTGTACGACCTTGGTACATCAACGCAGATGCCGACGGAGAAATACGTCTTACCGAGCCCTATTTTTTCTATTTTTTGAAGACAAACGGCGTGACATTGTCACGCAGGTCAGCTGACGGTCAAGAAGTGGTGGCAGCAGACTTCACACTTTCGTCACTCTCGAATCAAATCGCTGAACTTAGTTTGTCCAAAACCACTCAGGTAGCTTTGTTTGACACCCAGTTCAGACTCTTGGCACAGCATCAATCCAATATAAATTTGGATCAAGAGATAGAGTCCGTTCAACAAGCGGTCAAAAACAGCTTGTTTGAACCCATTTTAAACCGACACAGCACAGAAACTTTGTATGAAGTCATTGAAAGAGATGGCAACACTTGGTCAGTCACATTGACCCCAGTATGGTTAAACGAACATGTCCGACTTCTACTTGCAGAAGCTATCCCACAAGACGAGTTGCTCGGTGATTTACTGTCCATGCGAAACAGGCAAATTAGTGTGGCCGTAACCATGCTAGTGGTGAGTTTTCTAACCGTTTGGTTTGTTGCCACTAAATTATCCACACCGCTGCACAACCTAGTCCAACTGACCGACAATATTGCTCGTTTTGATTTCAAAAAGACACGCTACCCAAAAAGTTTAATTCGCGAGGTGTCTAACTTAACCAAATCAATAGAATTAATGGAGCACACGCTGCACGATCTTCTGAGATTATTGCGTGAGACAGCCAGTAACAAAGATTTCTCTATTTTGGCTAAAACCATCACTCATCAAAGCTATCTTGTTACACGTGCTGAAACTATTGTCCTTTTCTCTGTTAATGAAAAAGAACGCAGTTTTGAGATCATGGCCAATCACGCCATCATACCGTTTAAAATCGATGTTAATGAATTTCTTAAAGATACCGCTTGGCTCGAAAAAGACTTACGACAAGGCGAAATAGTCCATTTGAATCGCAGTGATAATGCGCTTAAGAAATATATTGATGATTTTTATAACTCAGATGTCTACTTTTTCCCTTTGCTTAACAGAGAGTCTCAGTTGGTAGGGGTATTGCTTCTTGGGTATGAAAGAGCCATTACAAAAGAACAAAGCGATAAACATGCTTTCCTAAAAGAGCTGCTAAGCTTTGCTGAAATAGCCAAAGAAAACATTCATCAAATGGAACAGCAAAAAGATATGATGAATGCATTTATCCAGCTTATCGCCTCAGCAATCGATACGAAATCACCGTATACGGGCAGTCATTGTCAACGCGTACCGGAACTGACCCAAATGTTAACTAAAGTCGCCCATAACGACCAAGGTTACTTTCCTCAGTTTTCAATGACAGACGAGCAATGGGAAGAGCTCAAGCTTGCAGCCTGGCTTCACGACTGCGGAAAGGTAACCACGCCGGAATATGTGATAGATAAAGCGACTAAGCTTGAAACCATTTATGACAGAATCCATGAAGTAAGAATGCGATTCGAGTTACTCAAAGTTCAAGCAGAAGCAGACTATTGGCAAGGTATGTATCATGGCGGCGATGCCACTGCATTAAAGCAAACCCTAGAAGATACTCAATCTATGTTGGACAGTGAATTCGAGTTTGTTGCCGAGTGCAACATAGGTAGTGAGCAAATGGATGAAAGTGCCATTGAGCGGCTCAACAAAATTTCACAAAGGCAATGGAAAAGAACACTCGACGATCAAGCTGGCGTATCTTGGATAGAAAAACAACGCGCGGGTGAGCGGCAAACATTGCCGGTCATGGAACCAATACTGAGCGATAAGAAAGCCCATGAGATCCCTTGGACTAAGGGTGAAAGTCCACAAGATGTCTGGACAGAGCAATTTGTACTCGAACCGGGCAAATTGAAATACCACCGTGGAGAGATCTACAACCTATCGATTCGTTATGGAACTCTCAATGATGAAGAGCGTTTTATGATCAACGACCACATCATCCAAACACTGACGATGCTCGGCTGTCTTCCCTATCCTGAGCATCTTAAAAATATCCCTGAAATCGCAGGAGGACATCATGAGAGAATCGATGGTAAAGGCTATCCTAGGGGGCTCAACGAGGATGAACTCTCCATTCCAGCTCGTGTTATGGCGATCGCAGATGTATTCGAAGCATTAACGTCTAGCGATAGGCCGTATAAAAAAGCGAAAAATCTTGCCGAATCCCTCAACATAATGACCCATATGGCAACAAGTGGGCATATTGACCCTAAGCTTTACCTGCTATTTCTAGAGCATGAAATAGACCAAGACTATGCCAAGATGTTCTTAGACGCAGAACAAATCGTTCCTATCGACCGAGACAGTTATATTCAAACCGTCAAAACGCATTTAAAAACACAATTTTAG